The following is a genomic window from Sciurus carolinensis chromosome 3, mSciCar1.2, whole genome shotgun sequence.
ACAAGCAAACGCCACGTACCTTCACAGGAGGAGTCTTGGAAGCCATTTCTAATTGatgctgatggtggtggtgggggaggtgCCCCAGCACCAGGCCTGTCGGGAGGAAGAGGTGGCCTGGGCCCGCCCCTGGGACTATCAACTCCACTCCTGGACGGCAACTGGGGGGTGGCGGGCAGGGCCCTAGACGTGCTGCCATTTCTGCTTAttggaggtggtggtgggagggggcCTGGGGCAAAAAGGAAGATGACATTTAGTGTAATACTGCTTTACATCCCATATCGCTATTATGTTCACAATCAGCATGCAACTAATGACTGCGTACTGGATACATGCCCTCTAACTAGGGAACATGGAGAAATGGTCAAGACTTTCCAGGACGTGAGAAATGAGtaacatatataaacacacaaatgCACGTTTGCACAAGTGAATGTAGAACGAGTGCATACTGAGAGCTGAATGGCTGGCTTTGAGTTAGCACCGAGGCTGGAGATGATATAGCAAAACTGAAAACAggtgataattaaaaaaaaaaaaagttttataatccTTTTAAAGAGTTATAGAGTTAATCACTTTGACATTatgaaggaattaaaaaagaGCAAGATAGTTATGAAGTTATTTTAGGTCTTCAGAAGAACTGATTTCTTTAAGGTCACGTGTCACGGCTAACCACACAAGCATGTTCCTATGGTGCATACGATCCATTTCCAGGAAGAGGCATCTGGAAACCGGTCATCCTGAGAATAGTCAGCGTTCCTTCTCGGTTCTTCCTCTTTGAGCAGGCAGAAGAGCATGGGGACTGACAAACTGCTAACCAACATCCCTGACTATAGGTGCCAGTGTGGGTCCCGCCCCCTAAGTCAGCTGCTGTCCTGTGGAGCTTGATTCCCTGTTTACACAGAATGCCAGGTGGCCACTCTTCTCACAGCACTTTGCCAGGAGTAATTAGTCAAAAATCAAGTTAAAAGTACTATCTAAACAGTATTTGAAActgtttgtaaaatatttaatgatatggTATTAACCAGAAAATTAAAGttcccagaaaaaaattcaaattcttcttTTTGGTAAGAAATCCATCTTGTTTTTTCCCTTATTCCAAATACAGCAGCTATTTGGGTAgtgagcaaatttttaaaaatataaaactcgtGCATTTTCCCATGTAACTCAAAGTGGCCTTAGTAATTATTCCTGATTTTCAGTAGTGTGTTCCACTTATAAGATGCTGACGTTTTATGTAAATACAGTCTTATGGCACTACAAATACAGCTATTTCATTCCTATAGATTCAGAATCTGACTTAGGCACCTTGACTTGAACAACCTGCCTATTGCAGATATCCTGACAGAGAGTCTCAGCTCAGTTGATAGGAGTGGGAGGCACTGCCCAGTGCTGGCTGTTCTCTCAAGGAGTCTTCCCTGTCTCGCCCTGTGGCATTTATTGCCCCATCTGCTTGTCAGTGCTGAAGTTCTCGAAGCAGAAGTTGATTtactgggggggggggagtgTCTCACGTGCTGTGGGTTTAACTTCACTGGTGATACCACTCTCTACCTGCCACTAAATGCAAACTAGACTTCCGTTATTATGGAGACAGGCACTATGTAACTTGATCAACTtcatcttatttttgtttcttaagtaAATTACCAATTAACATGACTACTTGCCAGAAAATAAGATAACCTCTTATAtatatcatttaattcttacaacaacCCTGAGAGGTATAGGGCCAGCAGACAGGGCCTGAGAGGTTTTAGAAGGTTAAAAGGCTCAAGTCAGGAAGCTAATGTGTGGAAGAACCAGGATTTAACTTCAAATCTGTCAAATTCTAAAGTCAGTGAAGCCAaaccatatttcaaaatatggatGGCTCTTGATGACTTCCCATATATTCCTCTTGGTATGTAAACTGGTAGACTTTTCTGGAAGACAACCTATGAAATTCATGGTTTTTGATGCATAAGCATTGATTCAGAGATGTGCACAAGTATTTTGCTACTAGGATCCATCACTGCATTATCTGCAACAGCAAAAACCAGATATGGCCCACATGACCAAGGGAGGGGACTGGTTAAGTAAATCAAGGTACGTTTGTAGAATCTTTATGTAGCCATTAAAAGTTAGGGTGTAGAAAATTAGttaattatatcagaaaatgttAGGGATATTGTTGAAAGGCAAAATACCACCTAATATACATAGTATGATACCAGTGTTGCAAAAATATGCATGTACATGCattaaaaagattgaaaatatatgtataaaatgttatCAATGATTATTTCTGGATGGTGGTAGgattatagatttttattttctgtatgctTTCCTCTATTTCTGAATTTAATAGGTATAActtatataatcaaaataaacaatacatgTTATATGTCACTGCTTATCGTATTTTGAACAAGATTTAATCTGTTCATTCATCATTTAGTAGATCCAAGCAAAAAGGTTCGAAGCCACTTTGCAAGAAAATCCATCGAAGTTGgatgagaagaaaaatgtcacAATTTTTGCATTTAACTACTTGATTTCATTTGTTCATGGACGAAACCTCAACAAGATGCCATTATGTCTAGGGATTGGATTTAATGGACTAgtaatttttcagttatttgtaGTGCACTCTCCATGATATAGTGTTTTAAAGGAGCAGTTCTCAAATTCTGCTGCACATTAAAATCTCTGGGGAACTTTTAAGTATCTTGAGgcccagccaggcacagtggtgtacatctgtaatcccaccgatttgggaggttgagacaggaggattacaagttggaggccagcttcaggaatttagcaagaccttaagcaacttagtgagaccctgtcttgaaacaaaaaataaaaagggccagggatgtggctcactgtttatgagcccctagattcaatcctgaataccaaaaaacaaaacaaaacaaaacataacaccCCAACCTGATGCTCAGTGTGCATTCCAGAAATCCCCAGGCAGAGACccaagtttctttgttttttaaagctcCCCATGTGATCCCAGTGTAGTAAGTTCCTGAGGTCACAGGGTCAAAGGTTGGTTaacttttcctaaagaaaaaaattccccatATCCAGACATGATGAGGTATATATGATgaggttaaatttaaaaatggttccTGGCTGGGTGCCATGGTGTATGTCTATAATCTCTGCTACTTGacaggctgaggaaggaggattgcaagttcaaggccagcttggggaAATATAGAGTTTATGACTATGGGAATTTTTATGAAGAGAAGGTCTATACCTTTGATTCTCCAAGGGATTCATGTATCAGAGatttaacaaagggaaaaaaatggacttTTCAACATTTGTCTGTAAGGAGAAAGGAAGTGACCTCAAAACCTGATAAAGAGAGAAGCACAGACCTTTATTAGCTCGGCCATAACTGCCATTCTCCTTGGAATCACAGACTTTCCTGTAGGAGATGAGATTTATTCCCTACCAAGATGGCTGAGCTTCCCTTtagggaggcaggggaggaatGTGAGTCCACACAGATGGAAGAAGAAAGCTCCAGCTCCATTTTCTTGATGGTCACAACAACAAGTTGTCTGTCTCCTCACCTTTAAAACATGAACTGAAATATTATTCCCTTTCCTCAGAGGGTTATATGAGGTCATGATGATGCCATACATGTCAATGTCATTTAAAAGCACTGGAGCAGTCTGAGGGTTTAATTATGCTTTTGACTGTATTCACGTACGCATCTTTGGTGACACTTCGGTAGGTTTTAGGGAGACAATTCACCCATGTCTTGCCATACCTGATCTGCCTGGTGGGTCCCTCACTGGAGGAGGCGGCCTCTCAttgggtggaggaggaagagggcccGAACGTCCTGGCGAAGGTAAGGGAGGTGCCGATGAAGTGAGGGACACATTCCGCTGTGGAAGCCTTGGGATTTCATCATTGCCACTGGAACCTGGAGGCAGGGGAGGTGGGCCAGGCCTGCTGGGTGgcggtggaggaggtggggcctgtgAGGAGGAGGATGGCCGTGGGGTAGAAGGCACCGGAGGCTTGTTGTTTTGAGGGGGAGGAGGTGGAACGGCTTCCCTGTGGAGGGAGGGCCTGTTGCCCattggagggggtgggggagggggtttGTCATCCAAGGCCCTGCTTGGGGTAGGGGGCAGAGGAGGCCTGCTGGAGAAGGGCGAGGAGGAGCCTGAGGGTGTCTGGCGTATAGAGCCTCCTCCAAAAGCAGCACCTCTGTTTCCAGGAAAAGGGGGAGGAGTAGGCCCGGGGCTGGGCTGCCTGGGGGCTCCTGGCACTGGTGGGGACCCCCGGTTATGAAGACTTGATTGAATGGGTCTTGGTGTATTAGGTACTGGAGGGGGAAGGTTATCAGGTTTTGCGCCCACATCAGGTCTTGGGGGAGGCATTCGGTTCCTTGGAGGCTCTGGGGGACCGGTTCTGTGGCCTGGAGAAGGCACAGGAAACCTCCCTGGGCCACTTGGGGGTGAAAAGGGTTTGGCAGATGTGGATCTTCCTCCTGGTGGCAAAATTGGTGGTCGGCTTCCTCCAGAATCTAAAGAATAGGAAAACATATCCAGTTAGGAAGTCAGGAGCCTAAAGAAATTGGAAAGCTAGAGTATAGTCCCAGCTCCAGGAAGTCCTTTCCTAGAGTactaagaaactgtggtatatatacacaatggaatattattcagtcataaagaagaataatattatggcatttgcaaataaatggatggaattggagaagatcatgctaagtgaaataagccaatcccaaaaaaccaaaggctgaatgttttccctgataagtggagaatgatatataatgggggtggggggtggggaggaagagaagaatggggaaactttagattatgtagaaggaaatgagagggagcggggtatgaaaaatggtggaatgagacagacatcattaccctatgtacatgtatgattacacgaatggtatgaatttacatcgtgtacaaccatagaaacgaaatgatgtaccccatttgtgtacaatgaatcaaaatgcagtctgtaaaaattaaaagatagataaaaaatgcaaaataaaaataaatacaggtaaCTGTTATTTATATAAATTGAGTTTTTGGGTGGTCCTTCCTTACTGGAGGCAGAGGGTTAGACCACAGCTCTGTGTTTACCTTCTAAGTCCAGGTTTTATAAACCATTTGCTTTCAAGAGGGTTTAGAGAGATCTCTTAGCATTAAATGTGgacaaaagtcaaaataaaactggTAAAGAGTTCTGGAGACCTCTGGGCGTGGtgggtgcacatctgtaatcccagagatttgggaggctgagg
Proteins encoded in this region:
- the Wipf1 gene encoding WAS/WASL-interacting protein family member 1; the encoded protein is MPVPPPPAPPPPPTFALANTEKPTLNKTEQAGRNALLSDINKGKKLKKTVTNDRSAPILDKPKGAGAGAAGGGGFGGGGGSGGTGGGGPPGLGGLFQAGMPKLRSTASRDNDSGGSRPPILPPGGRSTSAKPFSPPSGPGRFPVPSPGHRTGPPEPPRNRMPPPRPDVGAKPDNLPPPVPNTPRPIQSSLHNRGSPPVPGAPRQPSPGPTPPPFPGNRGAAFGGGSIRQTPSGSSSPFSSRPPLPPTPSRALDDKPPPPPPPMGNRPSLHREAVPPPPPQNNKPPVPSTPRPSSSSQAPPPPPPPSRPGPPPLPPGSSGNDEIPRLPQRNVSLTSSAPPLPSPGRSGPLPPPPNERPPPPVRDPPGRSGPLPPPPPISRNGSTSRALPATPQLPSRSGVDSPRGGPRPPLPPDRPGAGAPPPPPPSASIRNGFQDSSCEDEWESRFYFHPISDLPPPEPYVPTTKTYPSKLARNESRSGSNRRERGAPPLPPIPR